TTTCCCCGACGGTCATCCGGCTCGTTGACTGGCCCAGCACCACGAAACCGCCGTCAATGCCCGGTACCACGTCCTGACGCTTCAGCGCCGCGGTAAACACGTGCTTCCACTCCTCGCTGGTCAGCTTCCGGCCATGCCAGTTGACCTGCTCTGATACGTCGTTCAGGCAGGCCCATAGCTTGGCGTTCTGGTCGAGGGTGCGGGTTCGTTCCTGGATGGTTACTACGAGGGGTGTGTCGGGGTTGGTGGGTAGTTGCCTGATGAACTCTGTGCAGTTCTGCCGTCGCACGTTGTCGATCAGGAAGTAGGTTTGTTTATTCACGTTCAGCCTCCTGTGGCTTTCCTCCGAACAGATTTCAGTAACTGGCACTGCGCGCCACAGCTCTCGCATTTGGCCTGCAGACTTCCTGATCGGGTTTGCTTGAGGCTTCCGCCACACTTCTGGCATCTGACCTCATTGACCCGT
This portion of the Erwinia sp. E602 genome encodes:
- a CDS encoding recombination protein NinB, which gives rise to MNKQTYFLIDNVRRQNCTEFIRQLPTNPDTPLVVTIQERTRTLDQNAKLWACLNDVSEQVNWHGRKLTSEEWKHVFTAALKRQDVVPGIDGGFVVLGQSTSRMTVGEMRDLIELISAFGADHDVRFGDDASCAMRWAAHYGRAA